The Acidobacteriota bacterium genomic sequence CGACCACCATGGGTTCCGCGACTACGTCCTGCTGGAGGCCGAACATCATCCAGGTGGCCTGGCGGCCAGCGAGGTCGACGCGCGCGGGTTCGTGTGGGACGCCGGAGGGCACGTGCACTTCAGCCACTACGACCTGTACGACCAGGCCCTCGACGAGGCGCTTGGCGACGCGTGGTACTGGCACGAACGCGACGCGTGGGTGTGGCTGAACGAGCGGTGGGTCCCGTACCCTTTCCAGCACCACGTCCACCATCTCGACCTGCGAGACCAGGCGCGGGTCCTCCAGGGCCTCGACCGGGCGCGCCTCGACACCGGCGAGACCCCACGCACCTTCGCGGCGTGGATCGACCGCACGTTCGGTGAAGGCCTGGCGGCGCTGTTCCTGCGTCCATACAACGAGAAAATCTGGCGACATCCCCTCGAGCGGATGTCGGTGGGCTGGCTTGGGGAGCGGGTGGCCGCACCCGATCCGGATGACCTGCGCGCGCGCATCGCCGCGCGGCTGGATCGACGCGAGTGGGGGCCCAACCATCGCTTCCGCTATCCCGCGCGGGGGGGCACGGGTGCCATCTGGACCGGCCTCGCCGGGCGGCTCGACCCGACGCGCCTGCGATTCGGCGTGCCCGCCGGCCACGTCGACGTCGAGGCCCGGACGACGACCACGACCACCGACGAGTGCCTGCCGTGGGACACGTTGATTTCGACGATCCCGCTCGACCGCTTTGTCGCCCGCGCGGCCGGGGTCGCGCCGGCAGCCCGCGCGGCGGCGCGGCACCTCGTGGCCAACAGCGTGTGCGCCGTTGGCATCGGCTTACGTGGTGGGCGGCCCGACGGGCTGTCGCGCAAGACCTGGATCTACTACCCCGAGCCCTCGAGCCCGTACTATCGCGTCACGGTGCTCTCGAACTACTCACCCCACAACGTTCCCGAAGGCGACGGGTACTGGTCGCTGCTGACCGAGACGAGCCTGCCCCACGGGTCGACGCCCGACGTCGACGGCCTGATCGACTGGACGCTCCGCGCTCTCTCCCGGGATGCGCTCGTTTCCGACCCGGCCGAGGTGGTGTCGGTGTGGCACCGGCACCTGCCGTATGGCTATCCCGTGCCGTCGCTCGGGCGCGACGAGGCCCTCGCGACGCTCCAGGCCGAGCTCGAGGCCTGCCGGGTCTTCTCGCGAGGCCGCTTCGGCGCCTGGAAGTACGAGGTGTCGAATCAGGACCACTGCTTCATGCAGGGGGTCGAGCTCGTCGACCGCCTGCTGCTCGGAGCGCCCGAGCCGACACTCAACGACCCGGACGCCGTCAACCGGGGCGACTACCGCCGCAGCCCGGCCGGTCCCGCGTCCGCTTGAGATCGATGGGCGTCCCCGAGCTGTCGCTCGTCATCCCGGCCTGGAACGAGGCCGAGACCATCGCCGCGACCGTCGAGCGGTGGCGAGGCCTGTTCGCCACGCTGCCGCTCGCCCACGAGATCCTCATCGTCGACGACGGCTCGACCGACGGCACGGCAGGCGTCGTCGAACACGTGCCGAGCGCCAGCGGAACCGAGCTGCGTGTCGTCCGGCAGGACAACCGGGGGCACGGGGCGGCCGTCCGGCGCGGCTACGTCGAAGCGCGCGGGGCGTGGATCATGCAGATCGACGCCGACGACGAGGTCGGGCCCGAGCCATTCTCACGGATGTGGTCGCAACGCGGCCAGGCCGACCTCGTCCTCGGGTGCCGGACCGAGCGCCGACAGGCGTTCGTACGACGCGCGATCTCGCGTGGCGCGCGGCTCGTCGTCCGGTTGCTCTCCGGCGTCACGATCGACGACGTCAACGCGCCGTACCGGCTGGTGCGCCGCGAGGTCCTGACGCGGATGCTCGAGGCGATCCCGGACGGCACGGCGACACCGAACGTGGCCATGACCTGGCTCGCGTCGCGATGGGGGCTCCGAGTCGTTCAGATGCCCGTGCCGGTCGTCCGCGCCCGCGCCTCCGGATCGCTCGGGGGCTGGCGACTGCTGCGTACGGTGCTCGGCGGTCTGCGCGACGCATCGCGCGTCTACCTGGCCGCGCGCCGGGCGTCCGGGTCGACGAACCG encodes the following:
- a CDS encoding FAD-dependent oxidoreductase, translating into MTRLLDPGRVLIVGGGPTGLGAAWRLDHHGFRDYVLLEAEHHPGGLAASEVDARGFVWDAGGHVHFSHYDLYDQALDEALGDAWYWHERDAWVWLNERWVPYPFQHHVHHLDLRDQARVLQGLDRARLDTGETPRTFAAWIDRTFGEGLAALFLRPYNEKIWRHPLERMSVGWLGERVAAPDPDDLRARIAARLDRREWGPNHRFRYPARGGTGAIWTGLAGRLDPTRLRFGVPAGHVDVEARTTTTTTDECLPWDTLISTIPLDRFVARAAGVAPAARAAARHLVANSVCAVGIGLRGGRPDGLSRKTWIYYPEPSSPYYRVTVLSNYSPHNVPEGDGYWSLLTETSLPHGSTPDVDGLIDWTLRALSRDALVSDPAEVVSVWHRHLPYGYPVPSLGRDEALATLQAELEACRVFSRGRFGAWKYEVSNQDHCFMQGVELVDRLLLGAPEPTLNDPDAVNRGDYRRSPAGPASA
- a CDS encoding glycosyltransferase family 2 protein, with the translated sequence MGVPELSLVIPAWNEAETIAATVERWRGLFATLPLAHEILIVDDGSTDGTAGVVEHVPSASGTELRVVRQDNRGHGAAVRRGYVEARGAWIMQIDADDEVGPEPFSRMWSQRGQADLVLGCRTERRQAFVRRAISRGARLVVRLLSGVTIDDVNAPYRLVRREVLTRMLEAIPDGTATPNVAMTWLASRWGLRVVQMPVPVVRARASGSLGGWRLLRTVLGGLRDASRVYLAARRASGSTNRSTA